From one Rhopalosiphum padi isolate XX-2018 chromosome 2, ASM2088224v1, whole genome shotgun sequence genomic stretch:
- the LOC132920087 gene encoding ubiquitin carboxyl-terminal hydrolase 48-like isoform X2 produces the protein MSKKKDHERKSQWAWAENIHPNNIEFDHVLKAYRIGLPNCKPLSCRRNCKNNPYCLSGLGEQRWLQDKVRTPVNDYEDPELERRQNNKFVGLKNLGATCYINSLLQLWFHNINFRKAIFNWKPEEDSTESQNKSLYIENSYVPETSVGHLQLVFALMQFGKQRSVDPEDFITTLRINTALQQDAHEFSNLFLSVLENKFSTQSDVSVRDMVRDNFLGEYKYVTTCLKCKTKSTRPSTFYELDLNIKGHKTLNESLQEFLKEEHLTGDDQYYCDHCNCKQDAVRKICLTTLPPVLNIQLMRFVYDRQTMQKKKLNTYIQFSQTLDMAQYLNLPVDLDESSREKHMYNLCAVLIHKGSSAYSGHYVAHIKDIAAEEWYKMNDENVEKLKGKGLNLCTEDEFKLNGSKVTKAPKIQKGMLQTNNAYMLVYMHHTMITKLKTESSNWELSPRLIHLVEARNNNFENTILNIKSNREYVEDKDKVFVEQMLNLITEMNSVSVKEKKKEAISLQWLNYWFKITPNQNVKEISNCAILCKHNLLDPDKVHDAKYIGTELADKLYGIYQGGPRLKLNASLCWKCVRNKCALLYTKTLTTEQNKTINTVLHSWNPNHNADDENQEKSYWVGKDSLKSWRRMYLELFEYFVNNHDIPPNTALPLNPDLLSVVCDPSSSFVEDKKFFKSKDRSRFIKMEESVLEEMTNILSSVIAKKVNDELANEEQKYDSNKIDNSKNIAECLIQNENELKTDDEHKEDDVEDNSHEEKDKHDDSDSFDNKNDTEYMSWGFNEDITCSHGNLTIENNTRRLVPEVVKGILHSYFPKAPIFANDVEPCNICLNMHNQDEITKNLHKQSAISEKELLSDLLWNKKRPVPSQENSPYPCVSKNFLESWRKFVRNSSKEPRPQSIVNEALLCKEHTGLLFEPPSNLYSTEQNPIALLTKEEWTILSRCYAADYGVYLYFGELGMFTTSKPEICVPCRQRRLDEEKKEQLKYNKAKIFIKVIEKESRENRFNGIDDKDELWGNCSKKIKLDTACLNGGTSGSTTAAAPTYVNNGTLELGIRRSARNRRPRGELIVVSSNDTLLDLKMKIMGAFNVMPNDQHLKTAEGVRLDDNEATLADLEILPDTLILAKFDEPTEDLPEFVAEEEAGFKGTELMS, from the exons ATGTCCAAGAAGAAAGATCACGAGAGAAAGAGTCAGTGGGCATGGGCCGAAAACATACACCCAAACAACATCGAATTCGACCACGTACTCAAAGCATATCGCATCGGGCTGCCCAATTGTAAACCTCTGTCTTGCCG tcGTAATTGCAAAAATAATCCATACTGTCTATCTGGACTTGGTGAACAACGTTGGCTTCAAGATAAAGTGCGTACACCTGTTAATGACTATGAAGATCCAGAGCTTGAACGAcgacaaaacaataaatttgttGGTTTAAAAAATTTGGGTGCAACATGTTATATCAATAGTCTTTTACAGTTATGGTTCCATAACATTAACTTCAG gaaAGCTATATTTAATTGGAAACCAGAAGAAGATTCAACTGAAAGTCAAAACAAGTCTCTTTACATTGAAAACTCGTATGTACCAGAGACTAGTGTTGGTCATCTGCAACTAGTATTTGCTTTAATGCAATTCGGTAAACAACGTTCAGTTGATCCTGAAGACTTTATTACAACTTTAAGAATTAATACTGCTCTTCAACAGGATGCTCAT GAGTTTTCAAATTTGTTCCTATCAGTCTTAGAAAACAAGTTTAGCACACAATCCGATGTATCTGTCAGAGATATGGTTAGAGATAATTTTCTTGgtgaatataaatatgtaactac ctgtttaaaatgtaaaactaaatcCACACGTCCATCAACATTTTATGAActcgatttaaatattaaaggtCATAAAACATTGAATGAAAGCTTACAAGAGTTTTTAAAAGAAGAGCATCTAACAGGAGATGATCAGTATTATTGTGACCATTGTAACTGTAAACAAGATGCTGTacgaaaaatatgtttaactacTTTACCCCCTGTgctaaatattcaattaatgcGTTTTGTTTATGATAG acaaacaatgcagaaaaaaaaattaaatacatatatacaattttcacaAACATTAGACATGGCtcagtatttaaatttacctgTTGATCTTGATGAATCATCAAGAGAAAAACATATGTACAATTTATGTGCAGTCCTTATACATAAAGGTTCAAGTGCATACTCTGGTCATTATGTTG cccATATTAAAGACATTGCGGCTGAAGAATGGTATAAAATGAATGATGAAAACGTTGAAAAACTAAAGGGTAAGGGTTTAAATTTGTGCACAGAAgacgaatttaaattaaatggttCAAAAGTTACTAAAGCTCCCAAGATTCAAAAAGGTATGTTACAAACAAACAATGCTTATATGTTGGTTTATATGCATCATACTATgataacaaaactaaaaactgAATCATCTAACTGGGAGTTGTCACCAAGACTGATACACCTTGTGGAGgctcgtaataataattttgagaatacaatattaaatattaagagtAATCGAGAGTATGTAGAAGACAAAGATAAAGTGTTTGTTGAACAAATGTTGAATTTAATAACTGAAATGAACTCTGTatctgtaaaagaaaaaaaaaaggaagcCATTTCATTACAGTGGCTTAACtattggtttaaaattacaCCAAATCAGAATGTCAAGGAAATAAGCAATTgtgcaatattatgtaaacataatttacttGATCCTGATAAAGTGCATGACGCCAAATACATCGGAACAGAATTA GCAGATAAATTGTATGGTATATATCAAGGTGGTCCAAGGCTAAAATTAAATGCATCATTATGTTGGAAATGTGTAAGAAATAAATGTGccttattatatactaaaacattaactactgaacaaaataaaactatcaaCACTGTTTTGCATAGTTGGAATCCAAATCATAATGCAGA tgatgaaaatcaagaaaaaagTTACTGGGTAGGAAAAGATTCATTAAAAAGTTGGCGACGAATGTACTTGGAATTGTtcgaatattttgttaataaccaTGATATACCTCCAAACACAGCACTGCCTCTCAATCCAGATCTGTTGTCAGTAGTATGTGATCCATCTAGCAGTTTTGTTGAGGACAAAAAGTTTTTCAAGTCTAAAGATCGAAGtcgttttattaaaatggaAG AATCAGTCTTAGAAGAAAtgacaaatatattatcttcAGTCATTGCTAAAAAAGTTAATGATGAATTAGCTAATGAAGAGCAGAAGTATGatagtaataaaatagataattcaaAGAATATAGCTGAATGTttaattcaaaatgaaaatgaattaaaaacagACGACGAACACAAAGAAGATGATGTTGAGGATAATAGTCATGAAGAAAAAGACAAGCACGATGATTCAGATTCTTTTGATAACAAAAATGATACTGAGTACATGTCCTGGGGATTCAATGAAGACATTACATGTTCACATG GAAACTTGACTATTGAGAACAACACAAGGAGATTGGTTCCTGAAGTAGTAAAAGGTATACTTCATTCATATTTTCCTAAAGCACCAATATTTGCTAATGATGTAGAACCTTGTAATATATGCtta AATATGCATAATCAAGatgaaattactaaaaatttacATAAGCAGTCCGCTATTTCAGAAAAAGAATTACTAAGTGATTTGCTATGGAATAAAAAAAGACCTGTTCCTTCACAAGAAAATTCTCCATACCCTTGTGTTTCTAAAAATTTTTTAGAATCTTGGAGAAAATTTGTGag AAATTCATCTAAAGAACCAAGACCGCAATCGATTGTAAATGAAGCACTTCTTTGCAAAGAACATACTGGATTGTTATTCGAACCACCTTCGAATTTGTATTCGACTGAACAGAATCC AATAGCACTATTAACTAAAGAAGAATGGACGATACTTTCACGATGTTATGCAGCTGATTATGGAGTATACTTGTACTTTGGTGAACTTGGCATGTTTACAACATCGAAACcag AAATATGTGTGCCGTGCCGTCAGAGAAGATTGgacgaagaaaaaaaagaacagctaaagtataataaagcaaaaatttttattaaagtgaTTGAAAAAGAATCACGTGAAAATAGATTCAACGGAATTGATGacaag GATGAATTATGGGGCAACTGTTCGAAGAAAATTAAACTAGATACGGCGTGCCTTAACGGCGGTACTAGTGGATCGACAACGGCCGCCGCTCCCACGTACGTCAACAACGGCACATTAGAGTTGGGAATCAGAAGGAGTGCACGAAACCGAAGACCTAGGGGTGAACTGATCGTGGTTTCTTCAAACGACACTTTGCTTGATCTCAAAATGAAG ATCATGGGCGCATTCAACGTCATGCCCAATGATCAGCATCTGAAAACAGCAGAAGGTGTTAGGTTGGATGATAATGAAGCTACATTGGCTGACTTAGAAATTCTTCCGGATACATTAATTTTAGCAAAG
- the LOC132920087 gene encoding ubiquitin carboxyl-terminal hydrolase 48-like isoform X1, translated as MSKKKDHERKSQWAWAENIHPNNIEFDHVLKAYRIGLPNCKPLSCRRNCKNNPYCLSGLGEQRWLQDKVRTPVNDYEDPELERRQNNKFVGLKNLGATCYINSLLQLWFHNINFRKAIFNWKPEEDSTESQNKSLYIENSYVPETSVGHLQLVFALMQFGKQRSVDPEDFITTLRINTALQQDAHEFSNLFLSVLENKFSTQSDVSVRDMVRDNFLGEYKYVTTCLKCKTKSTRPSTFYELDLNIKGHKTLNESLQEFLKEEHLTGDDQYYCDHCNCKQDAVRKICLTTLPPVLNIQLMRFVYDRQTMQKKKLNTYIQFSQTLDMAQYLNLPVDLDESSREKHMYNLCAVLIHKGSSAYSGHYVAHIKDIAAEEWYKMNDENVEKLKGKGLNLCTEDEFKLNGSKVTKAPKIQKGMLQTNNAYMLVYMHHTMITKLKTESSNWELSPRLIHLVEARNNNFENTILNIKSNREYVEDKDKVFVEQMLNLITEMNSVSVKEKKKEAISLQWLNYWFKITPNQNVKEISNCAILCKHNLLDPDKVHDAKYIGTELADKLYGIYQGGPRLKLNASLCWKCVRNKCALLYTKTLTTEQNKTINTVLHSWNPNHNADDENQEKSYWVGKDSLKSWRRMYLELFEYFVNNHDIPPNTALPLNPDLLSVVCDPSSSFVEDKKFFKSKDRSRFIKMEGITLESIDGCRKLAHLFVNNSISIFKILKLNDFKPFHYSLLELESVLEEMTNILSSVIAKKVNDELANEEQKYDSNKIDNSKNIAECLIQNENELKTDDEHKEDDVEDNSHEEKDKHDDSDSFDNKNDTEYMSWGFNEDITCSHGNLTIENNTRRLVPEVVKGILHSYFPKAPIFANDVEPCNICLNMHNQDEITKNLHKQSAISEKELLSDLLWNKKRPVPSQENSPYPCVSKNFLESWRKFVRNSSKEPRPQSIVNEALLCKEHTGLLFEPPSNLYSTEQNPIALLTKEEWTILSRCYAADYGVYLYFGELGMFTTSKPEICVPCRQRRLDEEKKEQLKYNKAKIFIKVIEKESRENRFNGIDDKDELWGNCSKKIKLDTACLNGGTSGSTTAAAPTYVNNGTLELGIRRSARNRRPRGELIVVSSNDTLLDLKMKIMGAFNVMPNDQHLKTAEGVRLDDNEATLADLEILPDTLILAKFDEPTEDLPEFVAEEEAGFKGTELMS; from the exons ATGTCCAAGAAGAAAGATCACGAGAGAAAGAGTCAGTGGGCATGGGCCGAAAACATACACCCAAACAACATCGAATTCGACCACGTACTCAAAGCATATCGCATCGGGCTGCCCAATTGTAAACCTCTGTCTTGCCG tcGTAATTGCAAAAATAATCCATACTGTCTATCTGGACTTGGTGAACAACGTTGGCTTCAAGATAAAGTGCGTACACCTGTTAATGACTATGAAGATCCAGAGCTTGAACGAcgacaaaacaataaatttgttGGTTTAAAAAATTTGGGTGCAACATGTTATATCAATAGTCTTTTACAGTTATGGTTCCATAACATTAACTTCAG gaaAGCTATATTTAATTGGAAACCAGAAGAAGATTCAACTGAAAGTCAAAACAAGTCTCTTTACATTGAAAACTCGTATGTACCAGAGACTAGTGTTGGTCATCTGCAACTAGTATTTGCTTTAATGCAATTCGGTAAACAACGTTCAGTTGATCCTGAAGACTTTATTACAACTTTAAGAATTAATACTGCTCTTCAACAGGATGCTCAT GAGTTTTCAAATTTGTTCCTATCAGTCTTAGAAAACAAGTTTAGCACACAATCCGATGTATCTGTCAGAGATATGGTTAGAGATAATTTTCTTGgtgaatataaatatgtaactac ctgtttaaaatgtaaaactaaatcCACACGTCCATCAACATTTTATGAActcgatttaaatattaaaggtCATAAAACATTGAATGAAAGCTTACAAGAGTTTTTAAAAGAAGAGCATCTAACAGGAGATGATCAGTATTATTGTGACCATTGTAACTGTAAACAAGATGCTGTacgaaaaatatgtttaactacTTTACCCCCTGTgctaaatattcaattaatgcGTTTTGTTTATGATAG acaaacaatgcagaaaaaaaaattaaatacatatatacaattttcacaAACATTAGACATGGCtcagtatttaaatttacctgTTGATCTTGATGAATCATCAAGAGAAAAACATATGTACAATTTATGTGCAGTCCTTATACATAAAGGTTCAAGTGCATACTCTGGTCATTATGTTG cccATATTAAAGACATTGCGGCTGAAGAATGGTATAAAATGAATGATGAAAACGTTGAAAAACTAAAGGGTAAGGGTTTAAATTTGTGCACAGAAgacgaatttaaattaaatggttCAAAAGTTACTAAAGCTCCCAAGATTCAAAAAGGTATGTTACAAACAAACAATGCTTATATGTTGGTTTATATGCATCATACTATgataacaaaactaaaaactgAATCATCTAACTGGGAGTTGTCACCAAGACTGATACACCTTGTGGAGgctcgtaataataattttgagaatacaatattaaatattaagagtAATCGAGAGTATGTAGAAGACAAAGATAAAGTGTTTGTTGAACAAATGTTGAATTTAATAACTGAAATGAACTCTGTatctgtaaaagaaaaaaaaaaggaagcCATTTCATTACAGTGGCTTAACtattggtttaaaattacaCCAAATCAGAATGTCAAGGAAATAAGCAATTgtgcaatattatgtaaacataatttacttGATCCTGATAAAGTGCATGACGCCAAATACATCGGAACAGAATTA GCAGATAAATTGTATGGTATATATCAAGGTGGTCCAAGGCTAAAATTAAATGCATCATTATGTTGGAAATGTGTAAGAAATAAATGTGccttattatatactaaaacattaactactgaacaaaataaaactatcaaCACTGTTTTGCATAGTTGGAATCCAAATCATAATGCAGA tgatgaaaatcaagaaaaaagTTACTGGGTAGGAAAAGATTCATTAAAAAGTTGGCGACGAATGTACTTGGAATTGTtcgaatattttgttaataaccaTGATATACCTCCAAACACAGCACTGCCTCTCAATCCAGATCTGTTGTCAGTAGTATGTGATCCATCTAGCAGTTTTGTTGAGGACAAAAAGTTTTTCAAGTCTAAAGATCGAAGtcgttttattaaaatggaAGGTATAACATTGGAATCTATTGATGGATGTCGTAAACTTGCTCATTTGTTTGTTAACAATTCCATatcgatttttaaaattctaaaacttAATGATTTCAAACCTTTTCATTATTCCTTGTTGGAATTAGAATCAGTCTTAGAAGAAAtgacaaatatattatcttcAGTCATTGCTAAAAAAGTTAATGATGAATTAGCTAATGAAGAGCAGAAGTATGatagtaataaaatagataattcaaAGAATATAGCTGAATGTttaattcaaaatgaaaatgaattaaaaacagACGACGAACACAAAGAAGATGATGTTGAGGATAATAGTCATGAAGAAAAAGACAAGCACGATGATTCAGATTCTTTTGATAACAAAAATGATACTGAGTACATGTCCTGGGGATTCAATGAAGACATTACATGTTCACATG GAAACTTGACTATTGAGAACAACACAAGGAGATTGGTTCCTGAAGTAGTAAAAGGTATACTTCATTCATATTTTCCTAAAGCACCAATATTTGCTAATGATGTAGAACCTTGTAATATATGCtta AATATGCATAATCAAGatgaaattactaaaaatttacATAAGCAGTCCGCTATTTCAGAAAAAGAATTACTAAGTGATTTGCTATGGAATAAAAAAAGACCTGTTCCTTCACAAGAAAATTCTCCATACCCTTGTGTTTCTAAAAATTTTTTAGAATCTTGGAGAAAATTTGTGag AAATTCATCTAAAGAACCAAGACCGCAATCGATTGTAAATGAAGCACTTCTTTGCAAAGAACATACTGGATTGTTATTCGAACCACCTTCGAATTTGTATTCGACTGAACAGAATCC AATAGCACTATTAACTAAAGAAGAATGGACGATACTTTCACGATGTTATGCAGCTGATTATGGAGTATACTTGTACTTTGGTGAACTTGGCATGTTTACAACATCGAAACcag AAATATGTGTGCCGTGCCGTCAGAGAAGATTGgacgaagaaaaaaaagaacagctaaagtataataaagcaaaaatttttattaaagtgaTTGAAAAAGAATCACGTGAAAATAGATTCAACGGAATTGATGacaag GATGAATTATGGGGCAACTGTTCGAAGAAAATTAAACTAGATACGGCGTGCCTTAACGGCGGTACTAGTGGATCGACAACGGCCGCCGCTCCCACGTACGTCAACAACGGCACATTAGAGTTGGGAATCAGAAGGAGTGCACGAAACCGAAGACCTAGGGGTGAACTGATCGTGGTTTCTTCAAACGACACTTTGCTTGATCTCAAAATGAAG ATCATGGGCGCATTCAACGTCATGCCCAATGATCAGCATCTGAAAACAGCAGAAGGTGTTAGGTTGGATGATAATGAAGCTACATTGGCTGACTTAGAAATTCTTCCGGATACATTAATTTTAGCAAAG